Proteins encoded by one window of Gammaproteobacteria bacterium:
- a CDS encoding prepilin-type N-terminal cleavage/methylation domain-containing protein has translation MKLPTSETGISIPRGKSFFGISQRGFTLWELLMVVAIVAITVSMVQLSVGLGDETRDLKRIGKDLGKLFHLLNQEAVFESRNYAISVQDNGFSVLEYSEGKWL, from the coding sequence GTGAAGCTGCCGACATCGGAAACTGGAATCTCGATTCCTAGAGGCAAATCGTTTTTCGGTATTTCTCAGCGGGGCTTCACTCTCTGGGAGTTATTGATGGTGGTTGCGATCGTTGCGATCACGGTCTCGATGGTGCAATTGTCGGTCGGTCTTGGTGATGAAACCCGCGACCTGAAGCGCATTGGTAAAGATCTCGGCAAGTTGTTCCACCTGTTAAACCAGGAGGCTGTGTTCGAGAGCCGCAATTACGCGATCTCGGTGCAAGACAACGGTTTCAGCGTGCTTGAGTACAGCGAAGGGAAGTGGCTG